The following are encoded in a window of Mycobacteroides chelonae CCUG 47445 genomic DNA:
- a CDS encoding NADH-quinone oxidoreductase subunit C: MTGDDQSSGEVIGVRHGLFGVRGSGDTSGYGGLVQSISLPASSNRPYGGYFDQVVDRLESVLAEQEHLTYEDAVESVVVYRDQLTIHVKAEHLVQVAQSLRDDPQLRFELCLGVSGVHYPEDTARELHAVYPLMSITWNRRIMLEVAVPDGNPHIPSLNAVYPTTDWHERETYDFFGIVFDDHPALTRIEMPDDWEGHPQRKDYPLGGVPVEYHGATIAPPDQRRSYN; encoded by the coding sequence GTGACTGGCGACGATCAGAGCTCGGGTGAGGTCATCGGGGTACGGCATGGGCTCTTCGGGGTCCGGGGCAGCGGCGACACCTCGGGCTACGGTGGGCTGGTTCAGTCGATCTCCTTGCCGGCGAGTTCGAATCGCCCGTACGGCGGGTACTTCGACCAAGTCGTCGACCGGCTGGAATCGGTTCTGGCGGAGCAGGAACACCTCACCTACGAGGATGCTGTCGAGAGTGTTGTCGTCTACCGCGATCAGCTCACGATCCACGTGAAGGCCGAACATCTGGTGCAGGTCGCCCAGTCTCTGCGAGATGATCCGCAGCTGCGTTTCGAGCTCTGTCTGGGTGTCAGTGGTGTGCATTACCCCGAGGACACCGCGCGGGAACTGCATGCCGTTTACCCACTCATGTCGATCACATGGAACCGCCGGATCATGCTCGAAGTGGCTGTACCTGATGGTAATCCGCATATCCCGTCGCTGAACGCCGTGTACCCGACCACTGACTGGCATGAACGCGAAACGTACGACTTCTTCGGCATCGTCTTCGACGATCACCCCGCGCTGACCCGAATCGAAATGCCCGATGACTGGGAAGGTCATCCTCAACGCAAGGACTATCCACTCGGTGGTGTGCCGGTCGAGTACCACGGGGCCACCATTGCGCCGCCCGATCAGCGGAGGTCCTACAACTAA